Proteins found in one Methanospirillum hungatei JF-1 genomic segment:
- the dph2 gene encoding diphthamide biosynthesis enzyme Dph2, whose product MISLSDLHERLKTRGCHTVALQAPEGLKRFLPRLAHDLRHLGYEVIISGDPCYGACDLDLRARDRADVLVHIGHTPVDNTKQVIYELWPVDGDLTVISDVIPRLNGRRVGLVTTIQHIHLLPRVAELIRNAGIEPVIAEPSPRTPCPGQVLGCSFNAARKTGTDEIIFLGTGLFHPIGIQLATRARVFACDPITGRIEEPDADRLLRVRFGLIQKAQNAESFGIIVSSKTGQCRSELADYLCTLSDKAYRIMLGEVSPDQLLNLGFPCYVNTACPRLAYDDQVRFSVPVLTPCEFEILCGVRKFETYEVDEIS is encoded by the coding sequence TTGATCAGTCTTTCTGACCTGCATGAGCGGCTGAAAACCAGGGGATGTCATACTGTGGCACTCCAGGCACCGGAGGGGTTAAAACGATTTCTCCCCCGGCTTGCCCATGACCTGCGCCATCTCGGGTATGAGGTCATCATCAGCGGGGATCCCTGTTATGGTGCCTGTGATCTTGACCTTCGTGCACGGGATCGGGCAGATGTGCTGGTTCATATCGGGCATACACCGGTTGATAACACGAAACAGGTTATCTATGAACTTTGGCCGGTTGACGGTGACCTCACGGTAATCAGTGACGTTATCCCGCGGCTGAATGGGAGAAGGGTCGGACTGGTAACAACCATCCAGCACATCCATCTTCTTCCAAGGGTTGCTGAACTCATCAGAAATGCCGGGATTGAGCCGGTTATCGCCGAGCCATCACCACGGACCCCCTGTCCTGGCCAGGTGCTCGGATGTTCGTTTAATGCTGCACGAAAGACAGGGACTGATGAGATCATCTTTCTCGGAACCGGCCTTTTCCATCCCATCGGCATCCAACTTGCAACCAGGGCACGGGTATTTGCCTGTGATCCCATAACCGGGAGGATTGAAGAGCCGGATGCAGACCGGCTGCTCAGGGTTCGGTTTGGCCTTATCCAGAAAGCACAAAATGCTGAATCCTTTGGCATCATCGTCTCATCAAAGACCGGCCAGTGCAGATCTGAACTGGCAGATTATCTCTGTACTCTTTCAGATAAGGCATACCGGATCATGCTCGGAGAGGTATCGCCAGACCAGCTCCTGAACCTTGGATTTCCCTGTTATGTGAATACCGCATGTCCCAGACTTGCATACGATGACCAGGTCAGGTTCTCTGTGCCGGTTCTGACTCCCTGTGAGTTTGAGATACTCTGCGGGGTCAGGAAATTTGAAACGTACGAAGTGGACGAGATATCATGA
- a CDS encoding METTL5 family protein, with translation MKLRQLEMLLQRVSGFDNPSAEREQYQTPAPLAARLIHMAMLAGDITDRTVLDLGCGTGILAIGAALLGAEVVAVEDDVEAIRIAEANARDLGCSIRFIKTDVAGEEALALIPDCDTVIMNPPFGAQTEHADRPFLDMALLKAHVIYGIFNAGSGPFITEYIRGRGEITTSVLAGLTIPRTFWFHTRDRYEIPVEIHVIRRN, from the coding sequence ATGAAACTCAGGCAGCTTGAGATGCTGCTCCAACGGGTCTCTGGCTTTGATAATCCTTCAGCAGAACGGGAACAATATCAGACACCGGCACCACTTGCTGCACGACTCATCCATATGGCCATGCTTGCAGGAGACATCACTGACCGCACGGTACTGGACCTTGGATGTGGGACCGGCATTCTGGCGATTGGTGCTGCACTTCTCGGAGCCGAAGTCGTAGCGGTTGAGGATGATGTGGAAGCTATCAGGATAGCCGAAGCCAACGCCAGAGACCTTGGATGCAGCATCAGATTTATCAAAACCGATGTAGCCGGTGAGGAGGCCCTAGCCCTTATTCCTGATTGTGACACGGTTATCATGAACCCCCCGTTCGGGGCACAGACCGAACATGCTGACCGGCCGTTCCTTGACATGGCTCTTTTGAAGGCACATGTCATCTATGGGATCTTTAATGCAGGATCCGGCCCTTTTATCACCGAATATATCCGGGGTAGGGGCGAGATAACCACTTCAGTGCTTGCAGGCCTTACGATACCCCGGACCTTCTGGTTTCATACCCGTGACCGGTATGAGATACCGGTTGAGATACACGTAATCAGACGAAACTAA
- a CDS encoding HVO_0476 family zinc finger protein: protein MDLVDAYCATCKEETEQEVLSESRDLIIRCTVCGLTSRRPLPPEPEPVYIKTIVSREAESFVAKAELMKGEVVEVGDYIVAERDDGEGAGVEIMSLEVGNKRVQKAVAEEINTIWSRAIDEVIVRISVHDGKKTIPMYVACDGDDRFTIDEIVSIDRVRARIDHICLRNGMIQRRKGKYEVANRIKRIYAYRL from the coding sequence ATGGATCTGGTAGATGCCTATTGTGCAACTTGTAAAGAAGAGACAGAACAGGAGGTTCTGAGTGAATCACGCGATCTCATCATCCGCTGCACCGTCTGCGGACTGACATCCCGAAGACCCCTGCCGCCTGAACCTGAACCGGTGTATATCAAAACCATCGTCAGCAGAGAAGCCGAATCATTCGTCGCGAAGGCTGAACTGATGAAAGGAGAGGTTGTCGAAGTCGGTGACTACATCGTTGCCGAACGGGATGACGGAGAGGGCGCCGGTGTCGAGATCATGTCACTGGAAGTTGGTAATAAGCGGGTACAGAAAGCCGTTGCCGAGGAGATAAACACCATCTGGTCACGGGCAATCGACGAGGTCATTGTCAGAATCTCTGTTCATGACGGAAAAAAGACAATCCCGATGTACGTTGCCTGTGACGGGGATGACCGGTTTACGATAGATGAGATTGTATCCATTGACCGGGTCAGGGCAAGAATCGATCATATCTGCCTCAGGAACGGCATGATTCAAAGAAGAAAAGGAAAATATGAAGTGGCAAACCGCATCAAACGGATTTATGCCTACCGGCTATAG
- a CDS encoding CBS domain-containing protein: MEKKRVRDYMTTDVDTVALTGTAREVIHAIRVTSHDGFPVVDGNVVVGYIAARDLLFVHPDTPVREIMSHHLIVADPEMAISDVARVIIRSGIQKLPVVNEKNELLGIISNTDVVRSQIEHVSPEKVYKLMDTIERLHEIKPHLSKGPVQVHMLLPTQSRIYMDELEGRIYEIKKGLAEPVIVIKKPGRLILVDGHHRAVAARRLGIKILEAYIIEILENLELGLERTAKAMNLKTIDDIQIMDYARHPLVAGTHRFGGVGTVVPESQDPSHRVS, from the coding sequence ATGGAAAAAAAGAGGGTCCGTGATTACATGACCACCGACGTGGATACCGTCGCTCTGACGGGGACCGCGCGAGAGGTAATCCATGCAATCAGGGTCACCTCTCATGACGGGTTCCCGGTTGTTGACGGGAATGTTGTAGTGGGATATATTGCTGCACGGGATCTCCTGTTTGTGCACCCGGATACTCCGGTCAGAGAGATCATGAGCCATCATCTCATCGTTGCAGATCCCGAGATGGCTATCAGCGATGTTGCCAGGGTTATCATCCGCTCAGGTATTCAGAAACTGCCGGTTGTAAATGAGAAGAATGAACTGCTTGGCATCATCTCCAATACTGACGTCGTGCGATCCCAGATAGAACATGTCTCTCCAGAGAAGGTCTACAAACTGATGGATACCATCGAACGGCTCCATGAGATAAAACCACACCTGTCAAAAGGACCGGTCCAGGTCCATATGCTCCTTCCCACCCAGTCTCGGATCTACATGGACGAACTCGAAGGCAGGATTTATGAGATTAAAAAAGGACTTGCTGAACCGGTCATCGTGATAAAAAAGCCGGGCCGTCTTATCCTGGTCGACGGGCATCACCGGGCGGTCGCTGCAAGAAGACTCGGGATCAAGATTCTTGAGGCATATATCATCGAGATCCTGGAAAATCTGGAACTTGGTCTTGAGCGGACGGCAAAAGCGATGAACCTCAAAACCATCGATGACATCCAGATCATGGACTATGCCCGCCATCCTCTTGTTGCCGGAACACACCGGTTTGGAGGGGTGGGGACCGTAGTCCCTGAATCTCAGGATCCCTCACACCGCGTATCATAG
- a CDS encoding nucleotidyltransferase family protein, with protein sequence MKVCIMCGGEGTRLRPLTFERPKPCISIVNKPSIEHLVSHLSNLGFHDIIITVGYKSDAIEQALGDGALFGATINYVYEETKLGTAGSVKNARHLLGEKPFLVVGGDHLTDINLLEFYREHLKHSPIITIGLISVDDPSEYGIAEIDVDNRIRRFREKPGPGEIFSNLASTGMYVCSPDIFDYIPDGTKFDFAKNLFPLLMEKGMILDGWLARGNWSDVGSPASLRLAEKWKLQEMSYANISGDMDIKNAHIQGPVDFGGSIYVGHNSRIIGPVAIGSGTSIGDNVLIGPYTSIGKNCIIRNNVRVLSSSFYNRVVIGQGTSVSGAIIDNEAMIGDSCSIEHGSVIGPRTVIRNRVTVHSNTRIWPDMVIPDGTTVTEHMLNDSYDTRCEGS encoded by the coding sequence ATGAAGGTCTGTATCATGTGCGGTGGCGAGGGAACACGCCTCCGTCCGCTTACGTTTGAACGCCCGAAACCATGCATCTCAATCGTTAACAAACCTTCAATAGAGCATCTGGTATCCCATCTCTCAAACCTTGGATTTCATGATATCATCATCACCGTCGGGTACAAGAGCGATGCAATAGAGCAGGCGCTGGGAGATGGAGCCCTGTTCGGTGCTACCATCAATTACGTGTATGAGGAGACAAAGCTCGGAACGGCCGGGAGTGTGAAAAATGCCCGTCATCTCCTTGGTGAAAAGCCATTCCTGGTCGTCGGCGGTGACCACTTAACCGATATCAATCTCCTGGAATTTTACCGCGAACATCTCAAACACTCACCTATTATCACCATTGGGCTTATCAGTGTTGATGATCCCTCCGAGTATGGCATAGCCGAGATTGATGTGGATAACAGAATCCGACGGTTCAGGGAAAAGCCTGGTCCGGGTGAGATCTTCTCAAACCTTGCCTCAACCGGGATGTATGTCTGTTCTCCTGATATCTTTGATTACATTCCTGATGGGACCAAGTTCGACTTTGCAAAAAACCTCTTCCCACTGCTCATGGAAAAGGGCATGATCCTTGACGGATGGCTTGCACGGGGGAACTGGTCTGATGTCGGAAGCCCGGCATCCCTCCGGCTTGCAGAAAAATGGAAACTCCAGGAGATGAGCTATGCAAACATCTCCGGTGATATGGATATCAAAAACGCCCACATTCAGGGTCCGGTAGACTTTGGCGGATCCATCTATGTCGGGCATAACAGTCGGATCATCGGACCGGTTGCTATCGGGAGCGGGACATCTATTGGGGACAATGTCCTCATCGGGCCATACACATCAATAGGGAAGAACTGCATTATCCGGAACAATGTCCGCGTCCTCTCCTCTTCCTTCTATAACCGGGTGGTCATCGGGCAGGGAACGTCGGTGTCAGGTGCGATTATCGATAATGAGGCGATGATCGGTGACTCATGCAGCATTGAGCATGGGTCTGTCATCGGTCCCCGGACGGTTATCAGAAACCGGGTGACTGTTCACTCAAATACCCGCATCTGGCCGGATATGGTGATCCCTGATGGAACGACCGTGACCGAACATATGCTCAATGATTCCTATGATACGCGGTGTGAGGGATCCTGA
- a CDS encoding DUF371 domain-containing protein encodes MVREEEYLTAHGHPNVTATHRTTFEITKEDELSLAGSCIIAVGADKGALDLSRRFRDALHHPDCRLTTTLSCGPYEVQITSRGDPGLSLTHPTDLVWRRSSFTCGRTIGIYADRTARDLPREMITLLAGGADVCVLLVAEYFSPED; translated from the coding sequence ATGGTCAGGGAAGAGGAGTATCTTACTGCTCACGGGCATCCGAATGTAACTGCAACTCATCGCACAACCTTTGAGATAACGAAAGAGGATGAACTTTCCCTGGCAGGCAGTTGTATTATCGCGGTGGGAGCTGACAAAGGAGCGCTGGATCTCAGCCGTAGATTTCGTGATGCATTGCACCATCCGGATTGTCGGCTTACCACCACACTGAGTTGCGGCCCGTATGAAGTGCAGATAACTTCACGGGGAGATCCCGGTCTTTCACTTACTCATCCGACTGACCTGGTCTGGAGACGTTCATCCTTCACCTGCGGGCGGACCATTGGTATCTATGCTGACCGTACTGCCCGTGATTTGCCCAGGGAGATGATAACCCTTCTCGCCGGTGGTGCAGATGTGTGCGTTCTGCTGGTGGCAGAATATTTCTCCCCTGAAGACTGA